The Eggerthella guodeyinii sequence GCCCTGCGCGAGCTGGAGGAGGAGGGCGGCGTGAGCGCGCGGGCGGCGCGGTACGCCAAGAACAACCGGCTGCTCATCGAGCGCATGCGCGCGCTGGGCTTCGAGCCCTACCTCACCGACAACCAGGGGCCCATCATCACCACCTTCGCGCACCCGGCCGACGTGGCGTTCACCTTCCGCGAGATGTACGACTACGTCAAGGCGCGCGGGTACGTCATCTACCCGGGGAAGCTCACGGACGGCGACACCTTCCGCATCGGCACCATCGGCGAGATCTATCCGGCAGACATCCTCAACGTGACGAGCATCCTCGGCGAGTTCGTCGCAACGAAGCGCAAGGAGGCGTAGCATGGTTGAAGCGGTCATCTTCGACTGGGCGGGCACGACGGTCGATTACGGGTGCTTCGCGCCCGTGCAAGCGTTCGCCGACGTGTTCGAGCACCACGGCGTGAAGCCCACGATGGAGGAAACGCGCGCGCCCATGGGCATGCTGAAAATCGACCACATCAGGGAGATGCTGCGCATGGAGCGCATCGCCTCCGCATGGGAGCGCGTGCACGGCAAGCGGCCCGACGAGGACGACGCGCAGGCCCTGTACGCCCTGTTCGAGGGCAAGCTGTTGTCCATCCTCCCCCGCTTCGCCGAGCCGAAGCCCCACGTGCTGGACACGGTGGCCGAGCTGCGCGCCGCGGGCGTGCGCATCGGCGCCACCACCGGCTACACCGACAAGATGATGGCCATCGTGGCGCCCGCCGCCCGCGAGCGCGGCTACGCGCCCGACTTCTCCATCACCCCCGACGCCACGCACGGCAAGGGCCGCCCGTGGCCCTACATGGTGTTCCGCAACCTGGAGGCCCTCGGCGTGAGCTCGGTGCAGGCGGCCGCCAAGGTGGGCGACACCGCCTCGGACATGCGCGAGGGCAAGGCGGCGGGCGTGTTCACCATCGGCGTGATCGAGGGCAGCTCCGAGCTGGGGCTTGCGCAGGAGGAGTACGAGGCCCTGAGCCCGGCCGAGCGCGACCGGGCGCGCGACCGGGTGGAGGCCCGCTTCCGCGCAGCCGGGGCCGACGCCGTGGTGCGCACCCTGGCCGAGCTCCCGCAGTTGCTCAGGCAGGAGCGTTAGCGCAGGTCGCAGCCCCGCCCAGCTTCCAGCCGATCGCGCGCTCGCGCATGCCCACGAAATCGGCGTAGAGGCCTCCTTCGGCCATGAGCGCATCGTGCGTGCCGCGCTGCACGATGCGCCCGCCGTCGAGCACGACGATCTGGTCGGCATCGCGCACGGTCTTCAGGCGATGCGCGATCATGATGACCGTCTTGCTGCGCGTCAGCTCGGCGATGGCGCGCTGCAGGTCGCGCTCGTTCTCCGGGTCGACGTTGGCGGTGGCCTCGTCGAGGATGACGATGGGCGCATCCTTCAGGATGGCGCGCGCGATGGAGAGGCGCTGACGCTCGCCGCCCGACAGCGTGGCGCCGCCCTCTCCCAGGCGCGTGGCGTAGCCCTCAGGCAGCCCCTCCACGAACTCGTGGCAGCACGCGCGGCGCGCGGCCTCCACCACCTCTTCGTGCGTGGCGTCGGGCCGGCCGAACTTGATGTTGTTCTCGATGGTGTCCTCGAAGAGGTACACGCCCTGGAACACCATGGAGAAGTTGCCCAGCAGCTCGTCCACCTTCCAGTCGCGCACGTCGACGCCCCCCAGCGTGATGCGCCCGGCGTCAACGTCCCAGAACCGTGCGATGAGCTGCGTCAGCGTGGTCTTCCCCGAGCCGCTCGGCCCCACGATGGCGCACGTGGTGCGCGCAGGGATGGTCAGCGACACGCGGTCGATCACCGTGCGGTTCTCGTAGCCGAACGACACGTCGCGCAGCTCGATGTCGAGGCCGTCGGCCCGCTCAACCCCGGCCCCCTCGTCCATGGCCGGCGTGGCGATCATGGCGTTCACCTTGTCCATGCAGATGTCGATCTGGCGCAGCAGGCTGGCGAACGTGCCGGACATCTCCAGCTTCCCGTACACCATGAACGACGCCACGATGGCCACGAGGCACACGCCCGCGTCCATGGTGCCCGCGATCCAGCACCACACGCACACGAGGCACATGAGCACGCTCGACGTCTTGGTCAGCACGGTTTGCAGCACGGCGAAGCGGATGAACTTGAACTCGAACGACACGTTCATGCGCTCGCATTCGGCGATGGCGCCCGACAGCTTCCGCTCGGCGTCGCCCGTCATCGAGAACGCGCGCACCACGCCCATGCCCTGCACGTATTCCAGCACCGCGCCCACGATGGCGCTCTGCGCGGCCATGCGCTGACTTGACAACGCGTGCGCGCTCCGCTGCATCGCGCTGTTGATCAGCAGGAACAGCGCGATGGTCGCGATCACCACGGCACCGAGCCGCCAATCGAAGACCAGCAGCATGAGCGCCATGAGCCCCGAGAACACGAACCCCGAGATGACGTTCGAGTACACCTGTCCCCCGGCGTTCTGCACGTCGTCCAGCGTGTTGGTCATCGTGCCCGAGATGGCGCCCAGGCTGTTCTCGTTGAAGTAGCCCATGGGAAGGTAGCGCATCCGGTCGCCGATCTGCAGGCGCTTCTCGCCCGTCATGGAGAAGTTCCCCTTGCAGAAGTTCTCGCTCTTGAAGTGCGAGGTGACGAAGCAGCCCGCGATGCTGCCCAGCATGATGGCGAGCGCCGTCCACATCGTGGCCTCGGAAAGCGTCCCGTCCGCCAGCGCGAACAGCACGACGGCGAACGCCATCATCTGCCACGCCTCGAAGAACGAGTTCAGCACCGACCACGCCATGCCGCGCTTGAGGTGTCCGGCGAAGCTGCCGCCGAACGCGAAGTACTTCTTGATGGTATCGAGCATGCGAGCCTCCTATGCCGCGTCTTTGGCGTCGATGTGGGCGCGGTACATGCCCGCGTACAGCGGGCAACCGGCCATGAGCTCGTCGTGCGTGCCCTGGGCCTCGATGCGCCCGTCGCGCACGACGACGATCTTGTCGGCATCGACGATGGTGGACAGGCGGTGCGCGATGACGACGAGCGTCTTGCCCGCCACCAGCTTGCCCACGGCCTGCTCGATGATCGCCTCGTTCTCAGGGTCGGTGTACGCCGTGGCCTCGTCGAGCATGACCACGGGCGCGTTTTTGAGCATGGCGCGCGCGATGGCGATGCGCTGGCGCTCGCCGCCCGAGAGGTGGCCGCCCGCGCCGCCCACCACCGTCCGGTAGCCGTGCTCGAGCGCCTCGATGAACTCGTGGCAGCCGCTCGCCTTCGCCACGGCCACCACCTCCTCGTCGGAAGCGCCCGGCCTGCCCATGCGGATGTTCTCCATCACCGTGTCGTCGAACAGGTAGTTGTCCTGCTCGACGTACGAGATGCAGCCCGCAAGCTGCTCGGCCGAGAGCTCGCCCACCGGCACGCCGCCGAGGCGCACCGTGCCGGCGTCCGCGTCCCAGAACCCGGCGATCAGGCGCGCGAGCGTCGACTTGCCCGACCCGGACGGCCCGACGAGCGCCGTCACCTGCCCCGGCTCGATGGCCAAGTCCACGCCGTGGATGACCTCCTCGCGCCCGTAGGAGAAGCGCACGCCCTCGAGCTCGATGCGCGTGCCGCGCGGCTGCGCCGGGGCCTCGGCGCCGGCCGACGCCGAGGCGCGGCGCTGCTCCGGCTCGT is a genomic window containing:
- the phnX gene encoding phosphonoacetaldehyde hydrolase, translated to MVEAVIFDWAGTTVDYGCFAPVQAFADVFEHHGVKPTMEETRAPMGMLKIDHIREMLRMERIASAWERVHGKRPDEDDAQALYALFEGKLLSILPRFAEPKPHVLDTVAELRAAGVRIGATTGYTDKMMAIVAPAARERGYAPDFSITPDATHGKGRPWPYMVFRNLEALGVSSVQAAAKVGDTASDMREGKAAGVFTIGVIEGSSELGLAQEEYEALSPAERDRARDRVEARFRAAGADAVVRTLAELPQLLRQER
- a CDS encoding ABC transporter ATP-binding protein; translated protein: MLDTIKKYFAFGGSFAGHLKRGMAWSVLNSFFEAWQMMAFAVVLFALADGTLSEATMWTALAIMLGSIAGCFVTSHFKSENFCKGNFSMTGEKRLQIGDRMRYLPMGYFNENSLGAISGTMTNTLDDVQNAGGQVYSNVISGFVFSGLMALMLLVFDWRLGAVVIATIALFLLINSAMQRSAHALSSQRMAAQSAIVGAVLEYVQGMGVVRAFSMTGDAERKLSGAIAECERMNVSFEFKFIRFAVLQTVLTKTSSVLMCLVCVWCWIAGTMDAGVCLVAIVASFMVYGKLEMSGTFASLLRQIDICMDKVNAMIATPAMDEGAGVERADGLDIELRDVSFGYENRTVIDRVSLTIPARTTCAIVGPSGSGKTTLTQLIARFWDVDAGRITLGGVDVRDWKVDELLGNFSMVFQGVYLFEDTIENNIKFGRPDATHEEVVEAARRACCHEFVEGLPEGYATRLGEGGATLSGGERQRLSIARAILKDAPIVILDEATANVDPENERDLQRAIAELTRSKTVIMIAHRLKTVRDADQIVVLDGGRIVQRGTHDALMAEGGLYADFVGMRERAIGWKLGGAATCANAPA